In Pseudomonas grandcourensis, the DNA window AACATGCAATCTCATTGTATCTGACACGCTGCGGACGCTGGACTTGGGAGTGCTGCGCACTCCAACGGGGGCAAGCCCCCTCGCCACAGGTTGTACAACACCATCACATTCAGCGGTGCAACACGTACTGCCCGACAAACCTCACCGCATCCTCGTCACGGCCTTCATTGACGACCCTGGTATGCAGCGTCAACCGCGCTCGGCTGTATCGCTGGAAGGTGGTCAGGAATTTCTTCCAGATCACCGGGTCCGGCGCCTGGCAAATGGCGTTGGCATCCCCCGTCACCGGTAGCGGATAGCTGATCTGCCCTTCCTGGATCACGATGTGGCCGTCGGTAATGCCTTCTTCCTTGAGACGCAAATGCAGCCAGCCCCAACCGGCCAGGACCGCACCGCAATACAGGCTGCCGCCGAACATGGTGCTCTTGTGGTTGACGTTGGCCTCCAGCGGCAAGTGCAGGCGCAGTTGCTGGTCATGCCAATCGAGCACTTTGAGGCCCATGTCCCGGGTGAGGGGAATGTCGTGATGGAGAACGGATTCCAGTTGTCGACTGTCGCGGCTCATTCAGGGGCCTCTGGCTTGAAGTGGATGATTGGAAGGTAGCTCAGTCGAGATCGTCAGGGTGGGCCGAGGCGGCACTGTCGGCGAAACTCAGACCGTGCTTGCGCAGTTTGTCGTGCAGGGTCTTGCGTGGAATGCCGAGGGCTTCGGCAACGCTACGCACCGAGCTGTGGGACCGTGCCAGTTCGGCGGCGATGAGGGTTTTTTCGAAGTTCTCCACTTGCTCGCTCAAGCCGCCGCTGACGACGTCGACCCTGTTGCCGGCGCTACCTTCCGGCGTGCTGTTGTCGAGGGCCAGCTCCAGCCCGAGGGCAAAACGTTCGGCGACATTTTGCAGCTCGCGCACGTTGCCGGGCCAGGTGTGGCGCAGCAGCAAGGCACGCTGTCCCGGCTGCAGTTCATGGGGCGGCAAGCCGTGGCGGGCACTGGCTTCATCGGCAAAATGCTGGAACAGCATCAGTGCGTCTTCGCCCCGTTCGCGCAGCGGTGGAATCCGCAGCGGCGCAACGTTCAGGCGGTAATACAGGTCAGCACGGAAACGCCCTTGATCCGCTGCCTGACGCAAGTCTTCCTTGGTGGCGGCGATGATGCGGATGTCCAGCGGGATCAGTTGATTGCCGCCCAGGCGTTCGACCACCCGTTCTTGCAGCAAGCGCAGCAATTTGACCTGCACATCCAGGCTCATGCTTTCGATTTCATCAAGGAACAGCGTGCCGCCATTGGCGAATTCGAACTTGCCGATGCGGCGTTTCTGCGCACCGGTAAAGGCACCGGGCTCGTGGCCGAACAACTCGCTTTCGACCACGGATTCGGCCAGGGCTCCGGCATTGATGGCGACGAACGGACCGTTTCGACGGCTTGATAAATCATGCAGCGCCCGGGCCACGACTTCTTTGCCAGCGCCGGTTTCGCCGAGGATCAGCACGTCGGCCCTGGTCGCCGCCAGGGCGCCGATCTGCTCGCGCAGGCGCAACATCGAAGGTGAGTGGCCAACCAGCCGCGTGCTCAGCTCGTTGCGATCGCTCAAGGCCAGCCGCAGGCTGCGGTTGTCCAGCACCAGCCGGCGCAGGGCCAATGCGCGGCGCACGCTGTCGAGCAGGGCGTCGCTGGCGAAGGGTTTTTCCAGAAAGTCATAGGCCCCGGCGCGCATGGCCTGCACCGCCAGCGGCACATCGCCGTGGCCGGTGATCAGCAGCACCGGTAGCTCAGGGTCTTGGGCGTGCAGTTCGGTCAACAGTTCGAGACCGTCCATGCCGGGCATGCGGATGTCGCTGACCACCACCCCTGGCCAGTCGCGTTCAAGTTGCGCGGCCAGGCCCTTGGCTTCGGCCAGCGGCAGGATTTTCAGGCCGGCCAGATCCAGCGTCTGGCTCAAGGCCTGGCGCAAGTGGGGATCGTCGTCGATCAACACGACCTGAATGCGGTTGTCGATGGTCATGCACTTCGGTCCTCGGACGGTTGCAGGCTCACGCCCGGTGCGCCTGCGCGCAGCTTCAGGGTAATCAGGGCGCCGCCCTCCTTGTGGTTGGCGAACGACAGTTCACCACCGAAGGCGCGCATCAGTGTTTCGCAAATCGCCAGCCCCAGGCCAAGGCCCTGGGTGCGGGTCTTGGTGGTGTAGAACGGCTCGCTGGCGCGCCCAAGGGCTTCCATGCAAAAGCCTGGGCCGTTGTCGCGAATGTACAGGTTGACGCCATCGGCGGTGGATTGGGCACTGAGCCAGAGTTTACGTGGCGGGCCTTTTTCCGTCAGGGCATCCAGGGCGTTGGCCAGCAGATTGCCGAGTACCTGGCGCAGGCGGGTTTCCCCGGCCTCGACCCACAGGGTGGCGGCGGGCAAGTCGCGGATCAGTTCGACTTCCATGCTGCGTCGACGCTTGGCCAGCAAGGCCAGGGCATCGTCCAGCGCCGGTTGCAGGGCGACGCTTTCCGGGGCATGCCGGTCGCGCCGGGCAAAGGCGCGCAGGTGGGCGATGATCGAGGCCATGCGACCGGTCAATTCGCTGATCAGCTTGAGGTTGCCGCGGGCATCGTCGGTGCGCTGGTGATCGAGCAACACTTCGGCGTTTTCCGCGTAGCTGCGAATCGCTGCCAGCGGCTGATTGAGTTCGTGGCTGATGCTCGCCGACATGGTGCCCAGTGCCGACAATTTGCCGGCCTGCACCAGATCATCCTGGGCGCGGACCAGCTCCTGCTGGGCCTGTTCGCGTTCCAGCACTTCCTGTTTCAGGCGCCGGTTCAGGCCTTCGAGATCACTGGTGCGCTCGGCGACCCGGCCTTCCAGCTCGCGACGGGCCTTGGCTTCGAAAGCGATGCGTTCGAGGTAATGGCGACGGCGCTGCATCATCAGTCCGAGCAGCAGCATCAACACCAGCAACGCTGCGCCACCGATGGCCACCACCGTGCGCACCGGGCGGTCGATCAAGGTGCGCGGGGCGAGGATGCTGACGTCCCAGCCGGTTTCGGCGATCTGCTGGGTCTGGGTCAGCCAGGCATTGGGATTGAGCTTCAGCGGTTTTGGATCGCGGGTTGGGTAGGGCTGGATCGCCGTGATGGCTTTGCTTTCGTCCTCGCTCAACGAACGGGTCGAGCGAAATCGCCACTCCGGTCGCGAGGTGAGAATGACCACGCCGTTGTGGTCGGTCAGCAGCAGTTGCTCCGGGGTTTTGCCCCAGAGGCTTTCGGTGTGGTCGAGGTCGACCTTGACCACCAGAACGCCGACGATTTTTTCGCCATCGCGCACGCCAGCGGCGAAGAAGTAACCGCGCTTGGCGGAGGTCGTGCCCAGACCGAAAAAGCGCCCGAGCCGCCCGGCCATGGCTTCGCTGAAATATGGCCGGAAGGAAAAATTGCGCCCGACAAAACTGTCGTGTTTGTCCCAGTTGGAGGCCGCCAGGGTCTTGCCGGTGGCGTCCATCAGATACATGACTTCGGCGCCGGTCTGGGTGGCGATGTTTTTCAGCAGGCGGTTGGCGTTGCCTTGGGTGACGCCATCGTCCGGCGCACCGAGCACTGCGCGCAAGGCCGGCAGGTCGCCGAGGATCTGCGGCAATACTTCATAGCGATGCAGGGTACCCAGGAGGTTGGCGACGTAGAGGTCGAGGGTCTGACGATTCTGACTGGCCAGCTCGCTGCGGTAATAACGCTCGGCGAGATGCTCCAGCGGCCACAGCAACGGCGCCAGGCACAGTGCCAGCAGGGCCAGGCTGCGCCAACGGGGTCTGGGGGGGAGAGTCGGTTTCATGAGCAGCATGCGCCTGTGGGTACAGGCGCATTATGCCTAGGCTTGCAGGCGCAGTCTGCGCAGTCTGCGCACTGTGGGTCAGGTGCGTTTTTGCGGCGAAGATGGCGGCGGGTTTTCAGGCGAAGACTTCGGCGTCCTTGAGGAATGCAGCGGCCTGGTCCTTTGCCGACAGTTGCGGCGTGCCTTCCAGTTGCCAATCGATAGCCAGGTCCGGGTCGTCCCAGCGAATGCTGCGCTCGGCAGACGGGGTGTAGTAATCGGTGGTTTTGTAGAGAAACTCGGCAAAATCGCTCAGCACTACGAAACCGTGGGCAAAGCCCTCCGGAATCCACATCTGGCGATGGTTGTCGGCGGACAGGACCACCGCAACCGACTTGCCAAAATGTGGCGAACTGCGGCGGATGTCCACGGCAACGTCGAGCACTTCACCGGCCGTGACACGAACCAGTTTGCCTTGTGTGTTCGTCAATTGGTAATGCAAGCCACGCAACACGCTCTTTTGCGAACGGGAGTGGTTGTCCTGAACGAACTGAGTGTCCAGACCGGTGGCTTCTTCGAAAGCCCTGGCGTTGAAGCTCTCATAGAAGAAACCACGATCGTCGCCAAAGACCTTGGGTTCAAGGATCAGAACACCGGGCAGGTCGGTGGTCACTACATTCATGGTGGCTCTCCAGCAGTGTGCGTTTAATGACCGCCATTCTTGCGCAAAGCGCCGACCGGGGCGAGTGCTCAAGTAAAAATCTACCGGCCTGTTCCAGCCCCTGCAAATGACCATTACCGGTTCCGGGGGGTTGCGTATCGCCCGAACCAGTGGCGATATAGGCGCCTAATAAAATTTCAGGGGTCGTTGTATGCCGCTCGCCACGTTGATTCATCGCGCCAGTTTGCCCAGCCCGCAGGTGTCTGCGGAGCAAGCGCTAGGGCTGCTGGAGGAACATTACGGGTTCAGCGGCAGGTTGCAGGCCCTTGGCAGCCAGCAAGACCTGAACTACCGCGTCGACAGCGAGCGGGGACGTTTCGTCCTGAAAATTTGCCGTGGCGACTACTCGGTACTGGAACTTCAGGCACAACATGCCGGGCTCAAGCATCTGGGCGAGCACCCCGATGTACATGTGCCGCGTGTTATCGCGGCGAAAGACGGCGCAGACCTGCTGTCGCTGGACGTGGGTGGCCAGGCGGTGCACGTTCGCCTGCTCGACTACATCGAAGGCCAGCCACTGACGAGCCTTGGCCATTTCAACCCGACGGTGGTGTCCGGCTTCGGGCGCCTGTGCGGTGAAATGGACCTGGCCCTAGCGGATTTCGATCATCCGGGGCTGGTGCGAACCCTGCAATGGGACGCCCGCCATGCTCACACCCTAATCGCGCACTTGCTGCCGGTGATCAAGGACGAAGCCCAGCGCAAACTGATCGTCGAAGCGTCCGGGCAAGCCGAGCGGCATTTGCAGCCACTGCAGGACAAACTGCCGGTGCAGGCCATTCACATGGACATCACCGACGACAACGTGGTGTGGCAGCGCGATGCGCAGCGCCATTGGCAGCTGCAAGGCGTGATCGATTTCGGCGACCTGGTGCGCACCTGGCGCATTACCGATCTGTCGGTGACCTGCGCCGCGCTGCTGCATCATGGCGAGGGCGATCCGTTCTGCATTTTGCCGGCAATCCAGGCCTATCACGCGGTCAACCCGTTGCAACACGAAGAACTGCTGGCGCTGTGGCCGCTGATCGTCGCCCGCGCGGCGGTGTTGGTGCTCAGCGGCGAACAGCAGGTCAGCATCGATCCGGGCAATGCCTACAGCCGCGACAACCTGGTCCATGAATGGGAAATCTTCCGTGTGGCCACGTCGGTGCCGTTGGCGTTGATGGAAGCGGCGATTCTCACCGCCGTCGGCCAGAACCTGCCCACCATCGGCAGCGAAGGTTTCGCACCGCTGTTGCCGAGCCTGGTGGGACGTGAGTTCGCGCTGATCGACCTGGGCGTGCTCAGTCCGCATTTCGAAGCGGGGAACTGGGAGCAGGAGGGCGTCGATCAGCGCCTGCTGGATGAAGCGGCCGTGGCACATGGCCTGGCGGCCAGTCGTTACGGGCAATACCGCCTGTCCCATACCCGCCCGGACAGCGCCGCCGAACCGGACACTTGCCCGTTGCACGTCGAGTTGCGTGTGCCCCAAGGCACGGCGGTCGAAGCGCCGTTTGCCGGTGTGGTGCATCACCCATCGGCGGGCGTGCTGCAACTGGATGGCCCGCAATTGAGTGTGCGGCTTTGGGGCGTCACGCCGTCGCTGCACAGCGGCGCGGCACTGGTCAAAGGCCAGGTACTGGGTTCGGTCAGCGGGCCATTGATCGTGCAGTTGTGCCGTGGCGCGTCGATCAATGCGCCGTTGTTCTGTACGCCTTCGCGCGCGGCGGCCTGGCAAGCGTTGTGCCCATCGCCGGCAGCTCTGCTGGGGCTGGCCTGTGATGCCGAAGCCGAGCTCGACGGTCCGACCTTGCTGGCCCGGCGCGATGCCAGCTTCGCCCGCACGCAAAAACACTATTACGTTGATCCGCCGCGTATCGAACGCGGCTGGCGCAACCATTTGATCGACATGCAGGGCCGTTCCTACCTCGACATGCTTAACAACGTCGCGGTGCTGGGCCACGGCCATCCACGCATGGCCGCCGTCGCCAGCCGCCAGTGGTCGCTGCTCAACACCAACTCGCGCTTTAACTACGCAGCCGTGGCCGAGTTCTCCGAACGCTTGCTGAAGCTGTCCCCTGACGGCATGGACCGGGTGTTCCTGGTCAACAGCGGCAGCGAGGCCAACGACCTGGCGATTCGCCTGGCATGGGCCTACAGCGGCGGCCGCGACATGCTCAGTGTGCTGGAGGCCTATCACGGCTGGACGGTGGGCGCGGATTCGGTGTCGACCTCGATCGCCGACAACCCCAAGGCCTTGAGTAGCCGCCCGGACTGGGTGCACCCGGTGACCGCGCCAAACACCTATCGCGGTGAATTCCGTGGCCCCGACAGCGCGCCGGATTATGTGCGCAGCATCGAACACAACCTGGCGAAAATCGCCGAGCAGAAACGCCAACTGGCCGGTTTCATCTGCGAACCGGTGTACGGCAATGCCGGCGGTATCTCGCTGCCCCCAGGCTATTTGCAACAAGTCTATGCAATGGTCCGGGCCAAGGGCGGCGTGTGCATCGCCGACGAAGTGCAGGTGGGCTACGGGCGCATGGGCGATTTCTTCTGGGGCTTCGAAGAGCAGGGCGTGGTGCCGGACATCATCACCATGGCCAAGGGCATGGGCAACGGCCAGCCACTGGGCGCGGTCATCACCCGCCGGGAAATCGCCGAGGCGCTGGAGGCCGAGGGTTACTTCTTCTCCTCCGCTGGCGGTAGCCCGGTCAGCTGCCAGGTCGGCATGGCCGTGCTGGATGTGATGGAAGAGGAAAAGCTCTGGGAGAACGCCCAGATCGTTGGCGGGCACTTTAAGAAACGCCTCGAAGCATTGATCGATATTCATCCGTTAGTGGGCGCGGTGCACGGTTCCGGTTTCTACCTGGGCGTCGAACTGATCCGCAACCGCGAAACCCTGGAGCCGGCCACCGAAGAAACCACCGCACTGTGCGACCGCTTGCGTGAGCTGGGGATCTTCATGCAGCCGACCGGCGATTACCTGAACATCCTCAAGATCAAGCCGCCGATGGTCACTTCGCGCCAGAGCGTGGATTTCTTCGTGGACATGTTGTCGAAGGTGCTCGCGGAAGGGCTGTAAACGCATCCCCTTGTGGGAGCGAGCCTGCTCGCGATAGCGGTCTTTCAGTCGAAAAAACTGTGACTGACATGGCCACATCGCGAGCAAGCTCACTCCCGCAGGGGTGGTGGTTTTAGTTCGATTGATATCGGCTTTTTATCGGTTGTTTTTGTAACGGTGGATGTAAGGTGCTTTAAAAGCCGATATTTATCGGATATAAAGTGGCCAGTCCACGGCGTGTACCAATGCGCTTCCATTTCTGTCAGGTATCAATGTCACTCCGGAGTCCTGAGCCATGACCACGTTGAACAGCACCCCTCGCGCCGACGGCTTCTACATGCCAGCCGAATGGGCACCCCAAACCCAGACCTGGATGATCTGGCCCGAGCGCCCGGACAACTGGCGCCTGGGGGGCAAACCGGCACAAGCCGCCCACGTGGCAGTGGCCAAGGCCATCGCCCGTTTCGAGCCTGTGACCGTGGCGG includes these proteins:
- a CDS encoding YiiD C-terminal domain-containing protein, with the protein product MSRDSRQLESVLHHDIPLTRDMGLKVLDWHDQQLRLHLPLEANVNHKSTMFGGSLYCGAVLAGWGWLHLRLKEEGITDGHIVIQEGQISYPLPVTGDANAICQAPDPVIWKKFLTTFQRYSRARLTLHTRVVNEGRDEDAVRFVGQYVLHR
- a CDS encoding sigma-54 dependent transcriptional regulator, with translation MTIDNRIQVVLIDDDPHLRQALSQTLDLAGLKILPLAEAKGLAAQLERDWPGVVVSDIRMPGMDGLELLTELHAQDPELPVLLITGHGDVPLAVQAMRAGAYDFLEKPFASDALLDSVRRALALRRLVLDNRSLRLALSDRNELSTRLVGHSPSMLRLREQIGALAATRADVLILGETGAGKEVVARALHDLSSRRNGPFVAINAGALAESVVESELFGHEPGAFTGAQKRRIGKFEFANGGTLFLDEIESMSLDVQVKLLRLLQERVVERLGGNQLIPLDIRIIAATKEDLRQAADQGRFRADLYYRLNVAPLRIPPLRERGEDALMLFQHFADEASARHGLPPHELQPGQRALLLRHTWPGNVRELQNVAERFALGLELALDNSTPEGSAGNRVDVVSGGLSEQVENFEKTLIAAELARSHSSVRSVAEALGIPRKTLHDKLRKHGLSFADSAASAHPDDLD
- a CDS encoding aminotransferase → MPLATLIHRASLPSPQVSAEQALGLLEEHYGFSGRLQALGSQQDLNYRVDSERGRFVLKICRGDYSVLELQAQHAGLKHLGEHPDVHVPRVIAAKDGADLLSLDVGGQAVHVRLLDYIEGQPLTSLGHFNPTVVSGFGRLCGEMDLALADFDHPGLVRTLQWDARHAHTLIAHLLPVIKDEAQRKLIVEASGQAERHLQPLQDKLPVQAIHMDITDDNVVWQRDAQRHWQLQGVIDFGDLVRTWRITDLSVTCAALLHHGEGDPFCILPAIQAYHAVNPLQHEELLALWPLIVARAAVLVLSGEQQVSIDPGNAYSRDNLVHEWEIFRVATSVPLALMEAAILTAVGQNLPTIGSEGFAPLLPSLVGREFALIDLGVLSPHFEAGNWEQEGVDQRLLDEAAVAHGLAASRYGQYRLSHTRPDSAAEPDTCPLHVELRVPQGTAVEAPFAGVVHHPSAGVLQLDGPQLSVRLWGVTPSLHSGAALVKGQVLGSVSGPLIVQLCRGASINAPLFCTPSRAAAWQALCPSPAALLGLACDAEAELDGPTLLARRDASFARTQKHYYVDPPRIERGWRNHLIDMQGRSYLDMLNNVAVLGHGHPRMAAVASRQWSLLNTNSRFNYAAVAEFSERLLKLSPDGMDRVFLVNSGSEANDLAIRLAWAYSGGRDMLSVLEAYHGWTVGADSVSTSIADNPKALSSRPDWVHPVTAPNTYRGEFRGPDSAPDYVRSIEHNLAKIAEQKRQLAGFICEPVYGNAGGISLPPGYLQQVYAMVRAKGGVCIADEVQVGYGRMGDFFWGFEEQGVVPDIITMAKGMGNGQPLGAVITRREIAEALEAEGYFFSSAGGSPVSCQVGMAVLDVMEEEKLWENAQIVGGHFKKRLEALIDIHPLVGAVHGSGFYLGVELIRNRETLEPATEETTALCDRLRELGIFMQPTGDYLNILKIKPPMVTSRQSVDFFVDMLSKVLAEGL
- a CDS encoding ATP-binding protein; translation: MKPTLPPRPRWRSLALLALCLAPLLWPLEHLAERYYRSELASQNRQTLDLYVANLLGTLHRYEVLPQILGDLPALRAVLGAPDDGVTQGNANRLLKNIATQTGAEVMYLMDATGKTLAASNWDKHDSFVGRNFSFRPYFSEAMAGRLGRFFGLGTTSAKRGYFFAAGVRDGEKIVGVLVVKVDLDHTESLWGKTPEQLLLTDHNGVVILTSRPEWRFRSTRSLSEDESKAITAIQPYPTRDPKPLKLNPNAWLTQTQQIAETGWDVSILAPRTLIDRPVRTVVAIGGAALLVLMLLLGLMMQRRRHYLERIAFEAKARRELEGRVAERTSDLEGLNRRLKQEVLEREQAQQELVRAQDDLVQAGKLSALGTMSASISHELNQPLAAIRSYAENAEVLLDHQRTDDARGNLKLISELTGRMASIIAHLRAFARRDRHAPESVALQPALDDALALLAKRRRSMEVELIRDLPAATLWVEAGETRLRQVLGNLLANALDALTEKGPPRKLWLSAQSTADGVNLYIRDNGPGFCMEALGRASEPFYTTKTRTQGLGLGLAICETLMRAFGGELSFANHKEGGALITLKLRAGAPGVSLQPSEDRSA
- the rfbC gene encoding dTDP-4-dehydrorhamnose 3,5-epimerase, with protein sequence MNVVTTDLPGVLILEPKVFGDDRGFFYESFNARAFEEATGLDTQFVQDNHSRSQKSVLRGLHYQLTNTQGKLVRVTAGEVLDVAVDIRRSSPHFGKSVAVVLSADNHRQMWIPEGFAHGFVVLSDFAEFLYKTTDYYTPSAERSIRWDDPDLAIDWQLEGTPQLSAKDQAAAFLKDAEVFA